In Chanodichthys erythropterus isolate Z2021 chromosome 11, ASM2448905v1, whole genome shotgun sequence, a single window of DNA contains:
- the LOC137029898 gene encoding serine/threonine-protein kinase pim-2-like isoform X2: protein MPVRKRRRTDSFEKIKILSDQERSAEDQNSLQYIACALEDHGLQEPLSSGLEVLPPADQQVQTPPAPVLLSPVSPEPVHNRGDVTTEDDILSRYEIGRMLGKGGFGSVYEGKRLEDDLEVAVKIARKSRNMKYINIPGHPAPLPLEVGLLILANRGPRVQEIIELLDWQDQPDQYIMILERPSPCQDLWDFLNSHGGTLNEDTARYIITQATMAAHICFSRGVFHRDIKLENLLINTETLEVKLIDFGCGDLLQESAYDVFCGTRKYRPPEYLTEGKYHGKPATVWSLGVLLFLLVCGRFPKRRDLQRIDDDVWFEPGLSNECCHLIRSLLQKNPSWRIDLKKIIFHEWFMTSTYHLVT, encoded by the exons ATGCCAGTGAGAAAGAGGAGGAGGACGGATAGTTTTGAGAAGATCAAGATTCTCTCAGATCAAGAGAGAAGTGCTGAGG ATCAGAATTCTCTACAGTACATCGCCTGTGCTCTAGAGGATCATGGTCTTCAGGAACCTCTTTCAAGTGGACTTGAAGTCCTTCCTCCTGCAGATCAACAGGTTCAAACCCCTCCAGCTCCAGTCCTCCTCAGTCCAGTCAGTCCAGAACCAGTTCACAACAGAGGGGACGTGACGACTGAGG ACGACATTCTGAGCCGGTATGAAATCGGCAGAATGCTTGGTAAAGGAGGATTCGGATCTGTTTATGAAGGGAAACGATTGGAGGATGACCTTGAG GTGGCTGTGAAAATCGCCAGAAAGTCACGGAACATGAAATACATCAACATT CCTGGTCATCCCGCACCCCTTCCATTAGAGGTCGGCCTGTTGATCCTTGCTAACAGGGGTCCCAGAGTTCAAGAAATCATTGAGTTGCTGGACTGGCAGGACCAACCTGACCAATACATCATGATCTTGGAGCGTCCCTCACCCTGCCAAGATCTCTGGGATTTTTTGAACAGTCATGGAGGCACCCTCAATGAGGACACAGCACGGTATATAATAACGCAGGCAACAATGGCTGCTCACATCTGCTTTTCCCGTGGAGTTTTTCACCGAGACATTAAGTTGGAGAACCTGCTAATAAACACAGAAACACTTGAGGTCAAACTGATCGACTTCGGCTGCGGGGATCTCCTGCAAGAATCCGCCTATGACGTCTTCTGTG GCACTCGAAAGTACCGTCCACCTGAGTACTTGACAGAGGGCAAGTACCACGGTAAACCAGCTACTGTGTGGTCTCTGGGAGTGCTCTTATTCTTGCTGGTCTGTGGACGCTTTCCAAAACGCAGAGATTTGCAGAGGATTGATGATGACGTCTGGTTTGAGCCTGGCTTGTCAAATG aatgctgccACCTGATTCGATCCCTCCTGCAGAAAAACCCAAGCTGGCGGATTGATTTGAAGAAAATCATTTTCCACGAATGGTTTATG ACGTCAACATATCATCTGGTGACCTGA
- the LOC137029898 gene encoding serine/threonine-protein kinase pim-1-like isoform X1: MPVRKRRRTDSFEKIKILSDQERSAEDQNSLQYIACALEDHGLQEPLSSGLEVLPPADQQVQTPPAPVLLSPVSPEPVHNRGDVTTEDDILSRYEIGRMLGKGGFGSVYEGKRLEDDLEVAVKIARKSRNMKYINIPGHPAPLPLEVGLLILANRGPRVQEIIELLDWQDQPDQYIMILERPSPCQDLWDFLNSHGGTLNEDTARYIITQATMAAHICFSRGVFHRDIKLENLLINTETLEVKLIDFGCGDLLQESAYDVFCGTRKYRPPEYLTEGKYHGKPATVWSLGVLLFLLVCGRFPKRRDLQRIDDDVWFEPGLSNECCHLIRSLLQKNPSWRIDLKKIIFHEWFMVLSLRSATNDF; this comes from the exons ATGCCAGTGAGAAAGAGGAGGAGGACGGATAGTTTTGAGAAGATCAAGATTCTCTCAGATCAAGAGAGAAGTGCTGAGG ATCAGAATTCTCTACAGTACATCGCCTGTGCTCTAGAGGATCATGGTCTTCAGGAACCTCTTTCAAGTGGACTTGAAGTCCTTCCTCCTGCAGATCAACAGGTTCAAACCCCTCCAGCTCCAGTCCTCCTCAGTCCAGTCAGTCCAGAACCAGTTCACAACAGAGGGGACGTGACGACTGAGG ACGACATTCTGAGCCGGTATGAAATCGGCAGAATGCTTGGTAAAGGAGGATTCGGATCTGTTTATGAAGGGAAACGATTGGAGGATGACCTTGAG GTGGCTGTGAAAATCGCCAGAAAGTCACGGAACATGAAATACATCAACATT CCTGGTCATCCCGCACCCCTTCCATTAGAGGTCGGCCTGTTGATCCTTGCTAACAGGGGTCCCAGAGTTCAAGAAATCATTGAGTTGCTGGACTGGCAGGACCAACCTGACCAATACATCATGATCTTGGAGCGTCCCTCACCCTGCCAAGATCTCTGGGATTTTTTGAACAGTCATGGAGGCACCCTCAATGAGGACACAGCACGGTATATAATAACGCAGGCAACAATGGCTGCTCACATCTGCTTTTCCCGTGGAGTTTTTCACCGAGACATTAAGTTGGAGAACCTGCTAATAAACACAGAAACACTTGAGGTCAAACTGATCGACTTCGGCTGCGGGGATCTCCTGCAAGAATCCGCCTATGACGTCTTCTGTG GCACTCGAAAGTACCGTCCACCTGAGTACTTGACAGAGGGCAAGTACCACGGTAAACCAGCTACTGTGTGGTCTCTGGGAGTGCTCTTATTCTTGCTGGTCTGTGGACGCTTTCCAAAACGCAGAGATTTGCAGAGGATTGATGATGACGTCTGGTTTGAGCCTGGCTTGTCAAATG aatgctgccACCTGATTCGATCCCTCCTGCAGAAAAACCCAAGCTGGCGGATTGATTTGAAGAAAATCATTTTCCACGAATGGTTTATGGTATTGAGCCTAAGATCAGCTACAAATGATTTTTGA
- the snrpf gene encoding small nuclear ribonucleoprotein F gives MSLPLNPKPFLNGLTGKPVMVKLKWGMEYKGYLVSVDGYMNMQLANTEEYVDGALAGHLGEVLIRCNNVLYIRGVEEEEEDGEMRE, from the exons ATG AGTTTGCCATTGAACCCCAAGCCCTTTCTGAACGGTCTCACGGGAAAGCCTGTGATGGTGAAGCTGAAGTGGGGGATGGAGTACAAGGGGTACCTGGTGTCCGTGGACGGCTACATGAACATGCAG CTGGCCAACACAGAAGAGTATGTGGATGGAGCATTAGCAGGTCATCTTGGTGAGGTGCTCATCAG gtgtaataatgttttgtaCATAAGAGGAgtagaagaagaggaagaagatgGAGAGATGAGAGAATGA
- the ntn4 gene encoding netrin-4 isoform X2, producing the protein MWRAVGHSGVLEMEFPLTHYTTDKRRRWELKIIICVLLKKQSHLHLGRPGGCENQVCNPRMGNLAVGRPVQTISQCGSTSPERYCDYKMGSCVLHCEVCDASVTHRAHPPASMTDSPFKHPPTWWQSAQEVTTETLQLDLEVEFYFTHLIIIFRSPRPAAMAIERSQDFGHTWSPLMLYAHNCSEVFDLEDGRRCTQKYSTSWPCSNGEVIYRALSPWDKMDPYSINARALLGITNIRMRLLQPQSCPCQPKLPDAKGPTARYAIYDLILKGGCLCHGHADQCVPAGDQQITHPPSKHMVHGKCLCRHHTAGDHCERCDLLYNDQPWQPANGLTGEAHQCAKCKCNGHAESCHFDETIWLRSGQRSGGVCDCLHNTSGRHCQHCQSGFYRDPERPFTAPDSCRPCMCYHVGSTYCNPENGDCICKPGVAGPHCDQCMLGYWGFDEYGCKPCQCAGDCDPYTGDCMFRSESSHNTTAESHLFRTEELFSALSHPDKCVCKQQALGNSKVFCNVKYAYAVKVKVLSAHDKGTHAEVDVKVLKVLWDNSRLGLSRGNQILYPESWTSRGCTCPVLFPGMEYLVVGHEDVRKGRPMVNMKSIVKPWRPSFSRKVHQLRKTECSSKT; encoded by the exons atgtggagggcagttggacatagtggtgttttagag atggagttcccattgacgcATTATACAACTGACAAACGGCGACGGtgggagttaaaaatcatcatttgtgttctactgaagaaacaaagtcacctacatcttggacgccctgggg GATGTGAGAATCAGGTTTGTAATCCACGCATGGGGAACCTGGCAGTCGGGCGTCCTGTACAGACAATTTCCCAGTGTGGCTCAACCTCTCCAGAACGCTACTGTGACTACAAAATGGGTAGTTGTGTGTTGCACTGTGAGGTGTGTGATGCTTCAGTAACGCATCGTGCGCACCCACCCGCCTCCATGACAGACTCGCCCTTCAAACACCCGCCGACCTGGTGGCAGTCCGCTCAGGAGGTTACAACAGAAACTCTACAGTTGGATTTAGAGGTGGAATTTTACTTCACCCATCTTATTATCATATTCCGGTCTCCACGACCTGCTGCCATGGCAATAGAGCGCTCACAGGACTTCGGGCACACATGGAGCCCTCTGATGCTGTACGCACACAACTGCAGTGAAGTATTCGACCTGGAGGATGGACGCAGATGCACTCAGAAATACTCCACATCATGGCCTTGCAGCAATGGAGAG gtCATTTACCGTGCTCTGTCACCTTGGGACAAAATGGATCCGTACAGCATTAATGCCCGTGCCCTCCTCGGCATCACTAACATACGGATGCGTCTACTTCAACCGCAGTCCTGCCCCTGCCAGCCTAAACTTCCTGATGCCAAAGGGCCTACTGCCCGCTATGCCATCTATGACCTCATTTTAAAGGGAGGCTGTTTGTGCCATGGACATGCAGACCAGTGTGTGCCTGCTGGTGACCAACAGATCACACACCCTCCTAGCAAACACATG GTGCATGGTAAATGTCTATGTCGGCATCACACGGCTGGGGATCACTGTGAACGCTGTGATCTCCTTTACAATGACCAACCATGGCAACCAGCTAACGGTTTAACCGGGGAAGCTCATCAGTGTGCTA AGTGTAAATGTAATGGTCACGCAGAGAGCTGTCACTTTGATGAAACCATATGGCTACGCTCGGGTCAGCGGAGTGGTGGCGTGTGTGACTGCCTTCACAACACCAGCGGCCGTCACTGCCAACACTGTCAGAGCGGCTTCTACAGAGACCCAGAGAGACCCTTCACCGCCCCGGATTCCTGCAGAC CTTGCATGTGTTACCATGTTGGTTCCACATATTGCAACCCTGAGAATGGAGACTGCATCTGTAAGCCAGGGGTGGCTGGGCCACACTGCGACcagtgcatgctgggatatTGGGGTTTTGATGAATATGGATGCAAGCCCTGCCAGTGTGCTGGTGATTGTGACCCGTACACAGGAGACTGTATGTTTAG GTCTGAATCATCTCACAACACCACGGCAGAAAGTCATCTTTTTCGAACAGAAGAGCTTTTCTCCGCCCTTAGTCATCCAG ACAAATGTGTATGCAAACAGCAAGCTCTTGGAAACAGCAAAGTATTCTGCAACGTAAAATATGCCTATG CAGTGAAGGTGAAAGTGCTCAGTGCTCATGATAAGGGGACTCATGCAGAGGTGGATGTTAAGGTTCTCAAGGTGTTGTGGGATAACTCGCGCCTCGGGCTCTCTCGTGGAAATCAAATTCTTTATCCCGAGTCTTGGACCTCACGAGGCTGCACCTGTCCTGTACTTTTCCCAG GGATGGAATATCTTGTAGTTGGACATGAGGATGTGAGAAAAGGCCGTCCCATGGTTAACATGAAGAGTATAGTGAAGCCGTGGAGACCGAGCTTCAGCCGAAAAGTCCATCAGCTTCGGAAAACCGAATGTAGCTCAAAGACCTAG
- the ntn4 gene encoding netrin-4 isoform X1, with amino-acid sequence MTNMELPGRCMLFAALVMSVPHPACSGCENQVCNPRMGNLAVGRPVQTISQCGSTSPERYCDYKMGSCVLHCEVCDASVTHRAHPPASMTDSPFKHPPTWWQSAQEVTTETLQLDLEVEFYFTHLIIIFRSPRPAAMAIERSQDFGHTWSPLMLYAHNCSEVFDLEDGRRCTQKYSTSWPCSNGEVIYRALSPWDKMDPYSINARALLGITNIRMRLLQPQSCPCQPKLPDAKGPTARYAIYDLILKGGCLCHGHADQCVPAGDQQITHPPSKHMVHGKCLCRHHTAGDHCERCDLLYNDQPWQPANGLTGEAHQCAKCKCNGHAESCHFDETIWLRSGQRSGGVCDCLHNTSGRHCQHCQSGFYRDPERPFTAPDSCRPCMCYHVGSTYCNPENGDCICKPGVAGPHCDQCMLGYWGFDEYGCKPCQCAGDCDPYTGDCMFRSESSHNTTAESHLFRTEELFSALSHPDKCVCKQQALGNSKVFCNVKYAYAVKVKVLSAHDKGTHAEVDVKVLKVLWDNSRLGLSRGNQILYPESWTSRGCTCPVLFPGMEYLVVGHEDVRKGRPMVNMKSIVKPWRPSFSRKVHQLRKTECSSKT; translated from the exons ATGACTAATATGGAGCTTCCAGGGAGATGTATGTTGTTCGCAGCGCTCGTGATGAGCGTTCCTCACCCTGCGTGTTCAG GATGTGAGAATCAGGTTTGTAATCCACGCATGGGGAACCTGGCAGTCGGGCGTCCTGTACAGACAATTTCCCAGTGTGGCTCAACCTCTCCAGAACGCTACTGTGACTACAAAATGGGTAGTTGTGTGTTGCACTGTGAGGTGTGTGATGCTTCAGTAACGCATCGTGCGCACCCACCCGCCTCCATGACAGACTCGCCCTTCAAACACCCGCCGACCTGGTGGCAGTCCGCTCAGGAGGTTACAACAGAAACTCTACAGTTGGATTTAGAGGTGGAATTTTACTTCACCCATCTTATTATCATATTCCGGTCTCCACGACCTGCTGCCATGGCAATAGAGCGCTCACAGGACTTCGGGCACACATGGAGCCCTCTGATGCTGTACGCACACAACTGCAGTGAAGTATTCGACCTGGAGGATGGACGCAGATGCACTCAGAAATACTCCACATCATGGCCTTGCAGCAATGGAGAG gtCATTTACCGTGCTCTGTCACCTTGGGACAAAATGGATCCGTACAGCATTAATGCCCGTGCCCTCCTCGGCATCACTAACATACGGATGCGTCTACTTCAACCGCAGTCCTGCCCCTGCCAGCCTAAACTTCCTGATGCCAAAGGGCCTACTGCCCGCTATGCCATCTATGACCTCATTTTAAAGGGAGGCTGTTTGTGCCATGGACATGCAGACCAGTGTGTGCCTGCTGGTGACCAACAGATCACACACCCTCCTAGCAAACACATG GTGCATGGTAAATGTCTATGTCGGCATCACACGGCTGGGGATCACTGTGAACGCTGTGATCTCCTTTACAATGACCAACCATGGCAACCAGCTAACGGTTTAACCGGGGAAGCTCATCAGTGTGCTA AGTGTAAATGTAATGGTCACGCAGAGAGCTGTCACTTTGATGAAACCATATGGCTACGCTCGGGTCAGCGGAGTGGTGGCGTGTGTGACTGCCTTCACAACACCAGCGGCCGTCACTGCCAACACTGTCAGAGCGGCTTCTACAGAGACCCAGAGAGACCCTTCACCGCCCCGGATTCCTGCAGAC CTTGCATGTGTTACCATGTTGGTTCCACATATTGCAACCCTGAGAATGGAGACTGCATCTGTAAGCCAGGGGTGGCTGGGCCACACTGCGACcagtgcatgctgggatatTGGGGTTTTGATGAATATGGATGCAAGCCCTGCCAGTGTGCTGGTGATTGTGACCCGTACACAGGAGACTGTATGTTTAG GTCTGAATCATCTCACAACACCACGGCAGAAAGTCATCTTTTTCGAACAGAAGAGCTTTTCTCCGCCCTTAGTCATCCAG ACAAATGTGTATGCAAACAGCAAGCTCTTGGAAACAGCAAAGTATTCTGCAACGTAAAATATGCCTATG CAGTGAAGGTGAAAGTGCTCAGTGCTCATGATAAGGGGACTCATGCAGAGGTGGATGTTAAGGTTCTCAAGGTGTTGTGGGATAACTCGCGCCTCGGGCTCTCTCGTGGAAATCAAATTCTTTATCCCGAGTCTTGGACCTCACGAGGCTGCACCTGTCCTGTACTTTTCCCAG GGATGGAATATCTTGTAGTTGGACATGAGGATGTGAGAAAAGGCCGTCCCATGGTTAACATGAAGAGTATAGTGAAGCCGTGGAGACCGAGCTTCAGCCGAAAAGTCCATCAGCTTCGGAAAACCGAATGTAGCTCAAAGACCTAG